The following are from one region of the Phormidium sp. PBR-2020 genome:
- a CDS encoding type II toxin-antitoxin system VapC family toxin: MQRLLGKRVYLDTNVFIYAVEPTESMQPLFEKVTRLFELALNQQLMAMTSELSLAEVLVGAYKTSSALVEIYEGLLVDRPELAVYAIDRDVLRHAARVRSQQKISLADAIHLSTALIHQADIFISHDKRINSPVTMLKLTLEDL, translated from the coding sequence ATGCAGCGCTTACTGGGTAAACGGGTTTATTTAGACACTAATGTTTTTATCTACGCCGTTGAGCCAACTGAGTCTATGCAGCCCCTTTTTGAAAAAGTTACTCGTCTGTTTGAATTGGCCCTGAACCAACAACTCATGGCTATGACGAGCGAACTCTCCTTAGCTGAAGTCTTGGTGGGTGCGTACAAAACCAGTTCGGCATTAGTAGAAATCTATGAAGGATTGCTTGTTGACCGACCTGAACTCGCGGTCTATGCCATTGATCGAGATGTGTTACGCCATGCGGCAAGAGTACGTTCTCAGCAAAAAATATCCCTAGCCGACGCGATTCATCTTTCGACTGCCTTGATTCATCAAGCTGATATTTTTATATCCCATGATAAGCGAATCAATTCACCCGTAACTATGCTCAAATTAACCTTAGAAGACTTGTAG
- a CDS encoding DMT family transporter yields MSEWIITYRGEVAALLSALLWAIAAVLYQQVGDRIPPLQLTLLKGVIAIALILLTLLLRGTGLPEMPGRSLLLLAASGGLGISVGDTAFFYALNRLGSRRTLLLQTLSPAMTALIAAVVLAELLTPRSGIGMMLILLGVASVIQERVSPSAATPKAQFPWQGLAWALLAAAAQAGGAVLSRAALAETDVSPLVAALIRLVAGLVFLPLWMAAMPRSITFTWTPIASGRTWAMIGVAAFLGTYLAIWLQQTSLKFALAGVSQTLSAMSPIFVLPLAAWTGDRLTLRAILGAVVAVSGVALLFS; encoded by the coding sequence ATGAGTGAGTGGATAATCACCTATCGCGGCGAAGTGGCGGCGCTGCTGTCGGCGCTTCTGTGGGCGATCGCAGCCGTTCTCTATCAGCAGGTGGGCGATCGCATCCCACCCCTACAACTAACCCTACTCAAAGGGGTCATCGCCATTGCCCTAATTCTGCTCACCCTACTGCTGCGAGGAACGGGCCTGCCTGAGATGCCGGGGCGATCGCTACTGCTATTAGCCGCCAGTGGTGGCCTGGGCATTAGTGTAGGAGATACCGCCTTCTTCTACGCCCTCAACCGTCTCGGTTCCCGGCGTACACTCCTGTTACAAACCCTCTCTCCCGCCATGACGGCCCTAATCGCGGCGGTGGTTCTGGCAGAACTCCTCACCCCTCGTTCAGGCATTGGCATGATGCTGATTCTCTTGGGGGTGGCCTCGGTGATTCAGGAGCGCGTCAGCCCTAGCGCCGCCACTCCCAAGGCTCAATTTCCCTGGCAGGGGCTGGCCTGGGCGTTGCTAGCGGCGGCGGCCCAAGCAGGCGGGGCGGTTCTCTCGCGGGCCGCCTTAGCCGAAACCGATGTGAGTCCCCTGGTGGCGGCCTTAATTCGCCTAGTGGCAGGATTAGTCTTTTTGCCCCTCTGGATGGCGGCCATGCCCCGTTCAATAACGTTCACTTGGACGCCGATTGCCTCGGGCCGCACCTGGGCCATGATTGGGGTGGCGGCATTTCTGGGAACCTATTTAGCCATTTGGCTGCAACAAACCTCTCTCAAGTTTGCCCTGGCGGGGGTCTCCCAAACCCTCAGTGCCATGAGTCCGATTTTTGTGTTACCGTTGGCGGCCTGGACCGGCGATCGGCTTACCCTGAGGGCTATTCTGGGGGCAGTGGTGGCTGTGTCGGGGGTGGCGTTGTTGTTTTCATGA
- a CDS encoding SRPBCC family protein — protein sequence MTDWLEHSVQVEVPIPIEAAWQLWSDLEQMPQWMKWIESVSILEHDPDLSRWKLASGAFEFTWLSRIVRLIPQQIIQWESVDGLPNRGAVRFYDRHGSSIVRLTVAYGIPGILGKIMDNLFVGRVVESTIQADMDRFREYAIRRQQPQPQDA from the coding sequence ATGACAGATTGGTTAGAACATAGCGTGCAAGTTGAAGTCCCGATTCCCATTGAGGCAGCCTGGCAGTTATGGTCCGATTTAGAACAAATGCCCCAATGGATGAAATGGATTGAATCGGTCTCGATTTTGGAGCATGACCCAGATTTGTCCCGCTGGAAACTGGCCTCGGGGGCCTTTGAGTTTACCTGGCTATCGCGGATTGTGCGGTTGATTCCCCAACAGATTATTCAATGGGAGTCCGTCGATGGCTTACCGAACCGGGGGGCCGTGCGCTTTTACGATCGCCATGGTTCGAGTATTGTGCGCCTGACAGTGGCCTATGGAATACCGGGTATCCTAGGAAAGATTATGGATAACCTATTTGTGGGGCGAGTGGTGGAGTCGACGATTCAGGCAGATATGGATCGCTTTCGGGAGTACGCTATCCGTCGCCAGCAACCTCAGCCCCAGGACGCTTAA
- a CDS encoding pentapeptide repeat-containing protein: protein MNNDPSIDDLEDLIQQVLEADTENLHELAKIAGLDLSQDFAGANLSSTNLKGLDLRHANFQETNLSHADLSHADLSHANLSHADLSHADLSHANLSHADLSHADLSHANLEHPNLKGANLTDANLKDANLKEPLLNVVGTDA, encoded by the coding sequence ATGAATAATGATCCATCTATTGACGATTTAGAAGACCTGATTCAACAAGTCCTTGAGGCAGATACCGAGAATCTGCACGAGCTGGCCAAAATAGCCGGTTTAGACCTATCTCAAGACTTTGCCGGAGCTAACTTGAGTAGTACTAATCTGAAAGGATTAGACTTGCGTCATGCTAACTTTCAAGAGACCAATCTCAGTCACGCTGATTTGAGTCACGCCGATTTGAGTCATGCTAATCTCAGCCACGCCGATTTGAGTCACGCCGATTTGAGTCATGCTAATCTCAGTCACGCTGATTTGAGTCACGCCGATTTGAGTCATGCGAATTTGGAACACCCTAATTTAAAGGGTGCGAACTTGACGGATGCGAACTTAAAGGATGCAAATCTCAAGGAGCCTCTACTGAACGTTGTCGGAACCGATGCGTGA
- a CDS encoding energy-coupling factor ABC transporter ATP-binding protein encodes MLHLTNLSYHPPASPTEILKSLNLELSPQTLGLIVGPSGSGKTTLLEILAGLAEPTSGQVMWRDRELLPEQLRQLVGLVFQFPERHFCGGTILEELRLGHPEIGSEQVKQALEAVGLSHLSLYGAPHDLSGGQQRRLALAVQLIRQPQVLLLDEPTAGLDWSMRRQLANLLKQLKQDWSLLVVTHDAGELLEIADSCWTIHEGTVTPVDATSGEQTPSATLS; translated from the coding sequence ATGCTACATCTGACGAATCTCAGCTATCATCCCCCGGCCAGTCCGACGGAAATTCTCAAATCCCTGAATTTAGAGTTATCGCCTCAGACATTGGGGTTGATTGTCGGGCCGAGTGGTTCGGGGAAAACGACCTTGTTGGAGATTTTAGCGGGGTTAGCCGAACCCACCTCAGGACAGGTGATGTGGCGCGATCGCGAACTCCTCCCGGAACAATTACGCCAACTGGTGGGATTGGTGTTTCAGTTCCCCGAACGGCATTTTTGCGGCGGAACGATCCTCGAAGAATTACGGCTGGGCCATCCTGAAATTGGCTCAGAACAGGTTAAACAGGCCCTCGAAGCTGTCGGGTTAAGTCATTTATCCCTGTATGGTGCGCCCCATGATCTCAGTGGTGGCCAGCAGCGACGGTTGGCGTTAGCGGTGCAGTTGATTCGTCAACCGCAAGTGTTGCTATTGGACGAACCCACAGCGGGGTTAGATTGGTCAATGCGTCGTCAACTGGCGAATTTACTGAAGCAACTGAAGCAAGATTGGAGTTTGCTGGTGGTGACTCATGACGCGGGGGAACTGTTGGAGATTGCCGATTCCTGTTGGACGATTCACGAAGGAACTGTGACCCCAGTCGATGCCACCTCAGGGGAACAAACCCCCTCCGCCACATTAAGTTAA
- the zds gene encoding 9,9'-di-cis-zeta-carotene desaturase: MRVAIAGAGLAGLTTAVNLADAGHEVEIFESRPFVGGKVGSWVDADGNHIEMGLHVFFGCYYNLFALMEKVGALDALRLKQHTHTFINDGGRVGELDFRFITGAPFNGLKAFFTTSQLSLQDKLQNSLALGTSPIVRGLVDFEGAMTTIRDLDRISFADWFRSHGGNNGSLKRMWNPIAYALGFIDTENISARCMLTIFQLFAARSEASVLRMLEGSPHTYLHQPILDYLQERGTKIHTRRRVRQIKFSDHDGHTEVDAIVVAQGETEEIIEADAYVFACDVPGIKKILPPEWRKWPEFDNIYKLDTVPVATVQLRFDGWVTELQDAQKRQQLQEAAGLDNLLYTPDADFSCFADLALTSPGDYYKPGEGSLMQLVLTPGDPFIKQSNEQIAHHVLEQVRSLFPSARDLNMTWYSVVKLAQSLYREAPGMDVYRPAQRTPIDNFFLAGSYTQQDYIDSMEGATLSGNQAAQAILEEFARQ; the protein is encoded by the coding sequence ATGCGAGTTGCGATCGCCGGTGCCGGACTTGCCGGACTCACCACAGCCGTCAACCTAGCCGATGCCGGCCATGAGGTAGAAATCTTTGAATCCCGTCCCTTCGTCGGCGGTAAAGTGGGCAGTTGGGTCGATGCCGACGGCAACCATATCGAAATGGGGCTGCACGTCTTCTTCGGCTGCTACTACAACCTCTTCGCCCTCATGGAGAAAGTGGGCGCCTTAGATGCCCTACGCCTCAAACAGCATACCCACACCTTCATCAACGACGGCGGACGAGTCGGAGAACTGGACTTTCGGTTTATCACCGGCGCACCCTTCAACGGCCTCAAAGCCTTCTTCACCACCTCGCAACTCTCCCTACAAGACAAGTTGCAAAACTCCCTGGCCCTAGGAACCAGTCCCATCGTTCGGGGTTTAGTCGACTTCGAGGGGGCCATGACCACCATTCGCGACCTCGATCGCATCAGCTTCGCCGACTGGTTTCGCTCCCACGGCGGCAACAACGGCAGCCTCAAGCGGATGTGGAACCCCATCGCCTACGCCCTCGGCTTCATCGACACCGAGAACATCTCCGCTCGTTGTATGTTGACCATTTTCCAACTCTTCGCCGCCCGCAGCGAGGCCTCCGTCTTACGGATGTTGGAAGGCTCCCCCCATACCTATCTCCATCAACCCATCCTCGACTATCTCCAAGAACGGGGGACTAAAATTCATACCCGCCGCCGGGTGCGTCAGATTAAATTTAGTGACCATGACGGCCACACCGAAGTTGATGCCATTGTCGTGGCCCAGGGGGAAACGGAGGAGATTATCGAAGCCGATGCCTATGTCTTCGCCTGCGATGTGCCGGGAATTAAAAAAATCCTGCCCCCTGAATGGCGCAAATGGCCTGAATTTGACAACATCTATAAATTAGACACCGTTCCCGTGGCTACCGTGCAACTGCGGTTTGACGGTTGGGTGACGGAACTGCAAGATGCCCAGAAACGGCAACAATTGCAAGAAGCGGCGGGATTGGATAACCTCCTGTATACCCCCGATGCCGACTTCTCCTGTTTTGCCGATTTAGCCCTAACCAGTCCTGGGGACTATTACAAACCCGGTGAAGGCTCCTTGATGCAGTTAGTTTTAACCCCCGGTGACCCCTTTATCAAACAAAGCAACGAACAGATTGCCCATCATGTCTTAGAACAGGTGCGATCGCTGTTCCCCTCGGCCCGGGACCTCAATATGACCTGGTATAGTGTCGTCAAACTAGCTCAATCCCTCTATCGCGAAGCCCCTGGGATGGATGTCTATCGCCCCGCCCAACGTACCCCCATTGATAATTTCTTCCTCGCTGGCAGTTACACCCAGCAGGACTATATCGATAGTATGGAGGGGGCGACCCTATCGGGAAATCAGGCCGCGCAAGCCATTTTAGAGGAGTTTGCCCGCCAGTAA